The genome window CTCTCCCTGCCGCGCCGTCTGCTCCAGGACGCGCGCATCCAGCGCACCGTTCCGCTCATCCCGGTCGCGCTGCTCGCCGCGCTGGTGGCCACCCAAACCTTCTCCACCGGGCGGCACCTGGTGCTCGACGTCCGCGCCGCCGCGCTGGCGGTTGCGGTTGTCGCCGTCCTGCTGCGGGCGCCGTTCCTCGTCGTGGTGGTAGCCGCCGCGGCCACCGCGGCGCTGTTACGGGCGCTCTAATCTGTCCTATCCCCGAGTCGAAAAGACACCGACTCCGCGATCGCGCGGCCTAGGCCGCCCAGCGCACACCGG of bacterium contains these proteins:
- a CDS encoding AzlD domain-containing protein, yielding MVIWAGVLAATAGCYLLKLGGLSLPRRLLQDARIQRTVPLIPVALLAALVATQTFSTGRHLVLDVRAAALAVAVVAVLLRAPFLVVVVAAAATAALLRAL